Proteins from a genomic interval of Pseudomonas paeninsulae:
- a CDS encoding chemotaxis protein CheV → MAGVMDSVNQRTQLVGQNRLELLLFRLDGGQLYGINVFKVKEVLQCPKLTIMPRSSPVVRGVASIRGGTIPILDLSMATGRPPLQDLKNSFVIITEYNTKIQGFLVHSVERIVNMNWEEIHPPPKGAGRDHYLTAVTRLDNELVEILDVEKILAEVSPTSEVISAGVVDAETQSKALSKHVLIVDDSSVARKQVIRCLQTVGVEVTALNDGRQALDYLRNMADEGRHPDQELLMLISDIEMPEMDGYTLTAEIRSDVRMQKLHILLHTSLSGVFNQAMVKKVGANDFLPKFRPDDLASRVVARINEVDQA, encoded by the coding sequence ATGGCCGGTGTAATGGATTCGGTTAACCAGCGCACGCAGTTGGTTGGGCAGAATCGTTTGGAACTGCTGCTGTTTCGTCTTGATGGCGGGCAGCTTTATGGCATCAACGTATTCAAGGTGAAGGAGGTGCTGCAGTGCCCCAAGCTCACCATCATGCCCAGATCCAGCCCCGTCGTACGGGGGGTGGCGAGTATTCGGGGGGGCACCATTCCTATCCTCGACCTGTCCATGGCTACCGGGCGGCCGCCTTTGCAGGATCTAAAGAACAGCTTCGTCATCATCACCGAATACAACACCAAGATTCAGGGCTTTCTAGTGCATTCGGTCGAGCGCATCGTCAACATGAACTGGGAGGAGATCCATCCGCCACCCAAGGGCGCGGGGCGAGATCACTACCTCACTGCCGTGACCCGTCTCGACAATGAGTTGGTGGAAATTCTCGACGTGGAGAAAATCCTCGCCGAGGTGTCGCCGACGTCTGAGGTGATTTCTGCCGGTGTTGTGGATGCTGAAACCCAAAGCAAGGCGCTCAGCAAGCACGTGCTGATCGTCGATGACTCATCGGTGGCACGCAAGCAGGTGATTCGTTGCCTACAAACCGTTGGGGTGGAGGTCACGGCGCTGAACGATGGTCGGCAAGCCCTGGATTACCTGCGTAACATGGCAGACGAGGGCAGGCATCCCGACCAGGAGTTGCTGATGCTGATTTCCGATATCGAGATGCCGGAAATGGACGGTTATACCCTGACCGCAGAGATCCGCAGTGATGTGCGTATGCAGAAGTTGCACATCCTCCTGCATACTTCGCTTTCCGGGGTGTTCAATCAGGCCATGGTGAAGAAGGTTGGCGCCAATGACTTTCTTCCTAAGTTTCGTCCTGATGATCTGGCATCGCGGGTGGTGGCGCGCATCAATGAGGTCGATCAGGCCTAG
- the cheR gene encoding protein-glutamate O-methyltransferase CheR: protein MSSGNLDFEQFRTFLEKACGILLGSNKQYLVSSRLNKLQEQHGIKTLGELVQRMQSQPRSGLREQVVDAMTTNETLWFRDTYPFEVLKRRVLPEMIKAAPGQRMRIWSAACSSGQEPYSLSMSIDEFEKTNIGQLKAGVQIVATDLSPSMLANCKSGEYDSLAMGRGLSQERLQRYFDPKAPGRWVVKPSIKSRVEFRPLNLMDSYASLGKFDIVFCRNVLIYFSAEMKKDILTRMHAMLKPGGYLFLGASEALNGLPDRYQMVQCSPGIIYKVK, encoded by the coding sequence GTGTCTTCAGGTAATTTGGATTTTGAGCAGTTCCGGACGTTCCTGGAAAAGGCCTGTGGCATTTTGCTGGGTAGCAATAAGCAGTACCTGGTATCCAGCCGGCTGAACAAGTTGCAGGAACAGCACGGGATCAAGACTCTCGGGGAATTGGTGCAGCGCATGCAAAGCCAGCCGCGTAGCGGTTTGCGTGAGCAGGTGGTGGATGCCATGACCACCAATGAAACCCTGTGGTTTCGTGATACCTATCCCTTCGAGGTACTGAAGAGGCGGGTCTTGCCCGAGATGATCAAGGCGGCTCCGGGCCAGCGTATGCGCATTTGGTCTGCGGCCTGTTCTTCGGGGCAGGAGCCGTATTCCCTGTCGATGAGTATCGACGAGTTCGAGAAAACCAATATCGGCCAACTCAAGGCAGGCGTACAAATTGTTGCCACCGATCTTTCGCCGTCGATGTTGGCCAATTGCAAATCCGGCGAGTACGACAGCCTGGCAATGGGGCGGGGCCTGTCGCAAGAACGCTTGCAGCGTTATTTCGATCCGAAAGCGCCGGGACGATGGGTGGTCAAGCCGTCGATCAAGAGTCGCGTCGAATTTCGTCCGCTGAACCTGATGGACAGTTATGCCAGCCTGGGCAAGTTCGACATCGTGTTTTGCCGCAATGTGTTGATCTATTTTTCCGCCGAGATGAAGAAAGACATCCTCACGCGCATGCATGCCATGTTGAAGCCGGGTGGCTACCTGTTCCTCGGCGCGTCGGAGGCACTCAACGGCCTGCCGGATCGTTATCAGATGGTGCAATGCAGCCCGGGGATCATCTACAAGGTCAAGTAA
- the flgB gene encoding flagellar basal body rod protein FlgB gives MSISFDSALGIHERALGFRADRAEVLANNIANADTPNYKARDLDFASVLAEQSANAQRGSAGLARTNSRHIAAEGMAMGNASLAYRIPSHPSIDQNTVDVQVEQTTYAENAVNFQASFTFLNSKFKGLVSALRGD, from the coding sequence ATGAGTATCAGCTTCGACAGCGCACTAGGCATCCACGAACGGGCACTCGGCTTTCGCGCCGATCGTGCCGAGGTATTGGCCAATAACATAGCCAACGCCGATACGCCCAACTACAAGGCGCGCGATCTGGATTTTGCTTCGGTGCTGGCCGAGCAGAGTGCCAATGCCCAGCGTGGTTCGGCCGGCCTGGCCCGTACCAACAGCCGGCACATCGCCGCCGAGGGCATGGCCATGGGCAATGCCAGCCTGGCCTACCGCATCCCTTCGCACCCATCGATCGATCAGAACACCGTCGACGTGCAGGTGGAACAGACCACTTACGCGGAAAACGCGGTGAACTTCCAAGCCAGCTTCACCTTTCTCAACAGCAAATTCAAAGGGCTGGTCAGCGCCCTGCGCGGCGATTAA
- the flgC gene encoding flagellar basal body rod protein FlgC, whose translation MSLASVFNIAGTGMSAQSTRLNTISSNIANAESVSSSVDQTYRARHPVFATMFQQSMGDGSGSLFAEQDQAGSGVQVLGIVEDQSDLKPRYEPNHPAADEGGYVYYPNVNVVEEMADMISASRAFQTNVEMMNTAKQMLQRVLTLGQ comes from the coding sequence ATGTCATTAGCCAGTGTTTTCAATATCGCCGGAACCGGCATGAGTGCCCAGAGCACTCGTCTGAATACCATTTCCAGCAACATCGCCAATGCCGAGTCGGTGTCGTCGAGCGTCGATCAGACCTATCGCGCACGCCATCCGGTATTTGCCACCATGTTCCAGCAGTCCATGGGCGATGGCAGTGGTTCGTTGTTCGCCGAGCAGGATCAGGCCGGCAGCGGCGTGCAGGTGCTGGGTATCGTCGAGGATCAGAGCGATCTGAAGCCGCGCTACGAGCCGAACCATCCGGCGGCCGATGAAGGCGGCTATGTGTACTACCCCAACGTCAATGTGGTCGAGGAAATGGCCGACATGATTTCTGCCAGCCGGGCGTTCCAGACCAACGTCGAGATGATGAACACGGCCAAACAAATGTTGCAGCGCGTACTGACCCTGGGTCAGTAA
- the flgD gene encoding flagellar hook assembly protein FlgD, which produces MSTVNGVSSTLDQYQIKSDTTANKELGKNEFLNLLVAQLNNQNPLEPQSNGEFIAQLAQFSQVEGIEKLNTSMGSLLSGYQSSQALQASSLVGRKVIIPTDQAVVDTSESFKASMVLPTSSSNVYVNVYDNSGAVVSRINMGEQAAGNVSFIWDGKDASGKQLPPGTYKFEAQATYEGETQALYTMLPANVDSVVLGGSELMLNLAGLGSVPLSQVQVIGQ; this is translated from the coding sequence ATGAGCACTGTAAATGGCGTCAGTTCGACACTCGATCAATACCAGATCAAGAGTGACACCACGGCCAATAAAGAATTGGGTAAGAACGAATTTCTCAACTTGTTGGTGGCGCAACTGAATAACCAGAACCCCCTGGAGCCGCAGAGTAATGGCGAGTTCATTGCCCAGCTAGCCCAATTCAGCCAGGTAGAAGGCATCGAGAAGCTCAATACCAGCATGGGTTCTCTGTTGTCTGGCTATCAATCTTCCCAGGCGCTGCAGGCCTCCTCCCTGGTCGGGCGCAAGGTGATCATTCCGACCGACCAGGCGGTGGTCGATACCAGCGAGAGCTTCAAGGCCAGCATGGTCCTGCCGACCAGCAGCAGCAACGTCTACGTCAATGTCTACGACAACTCGGGGGCGGTGGTGAGCCGAATCAATATGGGCGAGCAGGCCGCCGGCAATGTCAGCTTTATCTGGGACGGCAAAGATGCCAGCGGCAAACAGTTGCCGCCCGGTACCTACAAGTTCGAGGCGCAGGCCACCTACGAAGGCGAGACCCAGGCGCTTTACACCATGCTCCCGGCCAACGTCGACAGTGTGGTGTTGGGCGGCAGCGAATTGATGCTCAACCTGGCGGGGCTTGGCAGTGTGCCGCTCTCCCAGGTGCAGGTTATCGGTCAATAA
- the flgE gene encoding flagellar hook protein FlgE, with the protein MAFNIGLSGLRAATSDLNVTGNNIANAGTAGFKQSRAEFSDVYAASVNGSGKNALGSGVLLSNVSQLFNQGNVNYTQNALDLAINGNGFFQTSNNGEVSYTRAGYFGTDREGFMVNNFGYKLQGYAVDGNGNLQNGVINDLRIETASQAPRSTTDLDQVFNLNSTNAVPSNTPFDPGDPTTYNSSTSTNIYDSQGNAHSLTQYFVKSDANDWTMNVLVDGRNPNVPTSTTPFATTLNFTASGQLNLAGLASTDLTVNANGTLDLTNWVPAAPDSSIPPVWSANGTNTPAVPINIDLRQATQFASSFAVNSVSQDGYTTGQLAGLEIDDTGVIFARYTNGQSKAQGQVILASFANVQGLTPVGKTAWVQSFASGEPVVGTPRSGTLGALQSGALEDSNVELSDQLVNLIVAQRNYQANAKTIETESSITQTIINLR; encoded by the coding sequence ATGGCGTTCAATATCGGTCTTAGCGGCCTGCGCGCTGCGACCAGCGATCTCAACGTGACCGGCAACAACATCGCCAACGCCGGTACGGCCGGCTTCAAGCAGTCGCGTGCGGAGTTTTCCGATGTCTATGCGGCTTCGGTGAACGGTTCCGGTAAGAATGCGCTGGGTAGCGGCGTACTCCTGAGCAACGTCTCGCAGCTGTTCAACCAGGGTAATGTCAACTACACGCAAAATGCCCTGGACCTGGCGATCAATGGCAACGGTTTCTTTCAGACCAGCAACAACGGCGAAGTTAGCTACACCCGTGCCGGCTATTTCGGTACCGACCGTGAGGGCTTCATGGTCAATAATTTCGGTTACAAGCTGCAGGGCTACGCCGTCGATGGCAACGGTAACCTGCAGAATGGCGTGATCAATGATCTGCGCATCGAAACCGCGAGCCAGGCGCCGCGGTCAACTACCGACTTGGATCAGGTGTTCAATCTCAACTCGACCAATGCGGTACCCAGCAATACACCATTCGACCCAGGCGATCCGACCACGTACAACTCGTCGACTTCGACCAATATCTATGACAGTCAGGGCAATGCCCACTCCTTGACACAGTACTTCGTCAAGTCCGACGCTAATGATTGGACGATGAATGTGTTGGTCGATGGGCGTAATCCTAATGTGCCGACTTCGACTACACCATTCGCCACCACTCTGAATTTTACGGCTTCCGGTCAGTTGAACCTGGCGGGTCTGGCATCCACAGATTTAACCGTGAATGCCAACGGCACTTTGGATTTGACCAATTGGGTGCCGGCCGCTCCGGACAGCTCCATACCGCCGGTCTGGAGTGCCAACGGTACCAATACCCCCGCCGTGCCGATCAATATCGATCTGCGTCAGGCTACTCAGTTCGCCAGCTCCTTCGCGGTCAACAGCGTCAGTCAGGATGGCTACACCACGGGCCAGCTGGCAGGTCTTGAGATCGACGACACCGGGGTGATTTTCGCCCGCTACACCAACGGTCAATCCAAGGCACAAGGACAGGTGATTCTGGCCAGCTTCGCCAACGTGCAGGGCCTGACCCCGGTAGGTAAAACCGCCTGGGTGCAGTCCTTCGCCTCCGGTGAGCCGGTGGTTGGTACGCCGCGCAGCGGTACCCTGGGCGCTTTGCAGTCCGGTGCCCTGGAAGACTCCAACGTCGAACTGTCCGACCAGTTGGTCAACCTGATCGTCGCCCAGCGCAACTACCAGGCCAACGCCAAGACCATCGAGACCGAAAGCTCGATTACCCAGACCATCATCAACCTGCGCTGA
- a CDS encoding flagellar basal body rod protein FlgF: MDKMLYVSMTGAHNNSLAQSAHANNLANISTNGFRRDFEQARSMQVFGDTLPARVYAMTERPGTDFTPGSMQETGRDLDVAIGGRGWLAVQAADGSEAYVRTASLNIDALGVLRTGNGLPVMGNGGPIAVPPEQKIEIGQDGTISIRALGEGPSVLAEVDRLKLVNPDLKQMEKGSDGLIRFKGTGPVQADASVQVTSGFLESSNVNAVEEMTAILSLSRQFELQVKMMRTAEDNSAAVARVLQIS, from the coding sequence ATGGACAAGATGCTGTACGTCTCCATGACTGGAGCCCATAACAACAGCCTGGCCCAGAGTGCCCACGCCAACAACCTGGCGAATATCTCGACCAACGGCTTTCGCCGCGACTTCGAGCAGGCGCGCTCGATGCAGGTCTTCGGCGACACACTCCCGGCGCGGGTCTATGCCATGACCGAGCGCCCCGGTACCGACTTCACTCCAGGGTCAATGCAGGAAACCGGCCGCGACCTGGATGTGGCAATTGGCGGTCGCGGTTGGCTGGCCGTGCAGGCGGCCGACGGCAGCGAGGCCTATGTGCGTACTGCCAGCCTGAATATTGACGCTCTTGGCGTGTTGCGTACCGGCAACGGTTTGCCGGTGATGGGCAATGGTGGGCCGATTGCCGTGCCGCCGGAGCAGAAAATCGAAATTGGCCAGGACGGCACCATCAGCATTCGTGCCCTCGGTGAGGGACCTAGCGTGCTCGCCGAGGTCGATCGGCTGAAGCTGGTCAATCCCGATCTCAAGCAGATGGAGAAGGGCAGCGACGGCCTGATTCGCTTCAAGGGTACCGGGCCGGTGCAGGCGGATGCCAGCGTGCAGGTGACCTCCGGCTTTCTCGAGTCGAGCAACGTCAATGCGGTAGAAGAGATGACCGCAATCCTCTCCCTGTCCCGCCAGTTCGAGCTGCAAGTCAAGATGATGCGCACCGCCGAAGACAATTCAGCCGCTGTGGCGCGGGTTTTGCAAATTAGCTAA
- the flgG gene encoding flagellar basal-body rod protein FlgG — translation MLPALWVSKTGLSAQDMNLTTISNNLANVSTTGFKRDRAEFEDLLYQIRRQPGGQSSQDSQLPSGLQLGTGVRVVGTQKIFTAGSLQTTEQPLDMAVNGRGFFQVLMPDGTVSYTRDGSFHLNSDGQVVTSNGYALEPAIVLPNEVRTFTVGEDGTVSVTTDGSPQPQIVGNLQTADFINPAGLEAIGNNLFLETAASGAPQVGTPGLNGLGTTLQNTLENSNVSVVEELVNMITTQRAYEMNSKVISTADQMLAFVSQNL, via the coding sequence ATGCTTCCGGCACTGTGGGTCAGCAAGACCGGTCTGTCCGCTCAGGACATGAACCTGACCACCATTTCCAACAACCTGGCCAACGTCTCGACCACGGGTTTCAAACGCGATCGGGCCGAGTTCGAGGATCTGCTGTATCAGATCCGCCGTCAGCCAGGTGGCCAGTCCAGCCAGGACAGCCAGCTGCCGTCCGGTTTGCAGCTGGGTACCGGTGTGCGGGTGGTCGGCACGCAGAAGATCTTCACCGCCGGCAGCCTGCAAACCACCGAGCAACCCCTGGACATGGCGGTCAACGGCCGTGGTTTCTTCCAGGTGTTGATGCCCGATGGCACGGTGTCCTATACCCGTGATGGCAGCTTTCACCTGAATTCGGACGGCCAGGTCGTCACCTCCAACGGGTATGCCTTGGAGCCGGCGATTGTTCTGCCCAATGAAGTGCGCACCTTCACCGTTGGCGAAGACGGTACGGTTTCGGTGACCACCGACGGCAGTCCGCAGCCGCAGATCGTCGGCAATTTGCAGACCGCCGACTTCATCAATCCGGCGGGCCTGGAAGCGATCGGCAACAACCTGTTCCTGGAAACCGCCGCCAGCGGTGCGCCACAGGTCGGCACGCCGGGCCTCAACGGCTTGGGTACCACCCTGCAGAACACCCTGGAAAACTCCAACGTCAGCGTGGTCGAGGAGTTGGTGAACATGATCACTACCCAGCGCGCCTACGAGATGAACTCGAAAGTCATCTCCACCGCCGATCAGATGCTGGCCTTCGTTTCGCAGAATCTTTAA
- the flgH gene encoding flagellar basal body L-ring protein FlgH: protein MNRLVIVLSMLGLALLGGCVSPPAKPNDPYYAPVLPRTPLPAELNNGSIYQAGFENNLFGDRKAYRVGDIITITLNERTQASKNAGSQIQKDSSADIGLTSLLGGAVSAANPFSDNKLSLGAEYSASRDTQGSSKAAQSNSLSGSITVTVAEVLPNGILAVRGEKWMTLNAGDELVRIAGLVRADDIATDNTVASTRIADARITYSGTGSFAEASQPGWLDRFFISPLWPF from the coding sequence ATGAACCGGCTGGTAATAGTGCTCTCGATGCTGGGTCTTGCGCTTCTGGGTGGCTGCGTCTCGCCGCCAGCGAAGCCCAACGACCCGTATTACGCGCCGGTGCTGCCGCGCACACCGTTGCCGGCGGAGCTGAACAATGGTTCGATTTATCAGGCTGGCTTCGAGAACAATCTGTTCGGTGACCGCAAGGCCTACCGCGTCGGCGACATCATCACCATCACCCTTAACGAACGCACCCAGGCCAGCAAGAATGCCGGCTCGCAGATCCAGAAGGACAGCAGCGCCGACATCGGCCTGACCTCGCTGCTCGGTGGCGCGGTATCGGCGGCCAATCCGTTTTCCGACAATAAGTTGTCGCTGGGCGCCGAGTACAGCGCGAGCCGCGACACCCAGGGCAGTAGTAAGGCCGCACAAAGCAACAGCCTGAGTGGTTCGATCACGGTAACCGTGGCCGAGGTGCTACCCAATGGCATTCTGGCCGTGCGTGGCGAGAAGTGGATGACCCTCAACGCCGGCGATGAGCTGGTGCGTATCGCCGGCCTGGTGCGTGCCGACGATATCGCCACGGACAACACGGTGGCCTCGACCCGCATCGCCGACGCCCGCATCACTTATTCAGGCACCGGCTCCTTCGCCGAAGCCAGTCAGCCGGGTTGGCTCGATCGGTTTTTCATCAGCCCGCTGTGGCCGTTTTGA
- a CDS encoding flagellar basal body P-ring protein FlgI, giving the protein MTRSCVLLLCILLCLPAQAERLKDLASIQGVRSNQLIGYGLVVGLNGSGDQTTQTPFTVQTFNNMMAQFGIKVPQGGNVQLKNVAAVSIHADLPAFARPGQTIDITVSSIGNAKSLRGGSLLMAPLKGIDGNVYAIAQGNLVVGGFDAEGGDGSRITVNVPSAGRIPGGASVERSVPSGFNQGNTLTLNLNRPDYTTAKNIVDQINDLLGPGVAQALDGGSIRVSAPLDANQRVDYLSILENLEVEVGQAVAKIIINARTGTIVIGQNVRVQPAAVTHGSLTVTITEDPIVSQPEALSGGQTAVVPRSRVNADQEAKPMFKFGPGTTLDEIVRAVNQVGASPSDLMAILEALKQAGALQADLIVI; this is encoded by the coding sequence ATGACCCGCTCCTGCGTCTTGCTGCTGTGCATCCTGCTGTGCCTGCCGGCGCAAGCTGAGCGGCTTAAGGACCTGGCCAGCATCCAGGGTGTGCGCAGTAACCAGTTGATTGGCTACGGCCTGGTGGTTGGCCTCAATGGTAGCGGCGACCAGACCACCCAGACGCCGTTCACCGTGCAGACCTTCAACAACATGATGGCGCAGTTCGGCATCAAGGTCCCGCAAGGTGGCAATGTCCAACTGAAGAACGTCGCGGCGGTGTCCATCCATGCCGACTTGCCCGCGTTCGCCCGGCCGGGGCAGACCATCGATATCACCGTTTCCTCTATCGGCAACGCCAAGAGCCTGCGCGGTGGCAGCTTGCTGATGGCGCCGCTCAAGGGTATCGACGGTAATGTCTACGCCATCGCCCAGGGTAATCTGGTCGTCGGCGGCTTCGATGCCGAAGGCGGCGACGGTTCGCGGATTACCGTCAATGTACCCTCGGCGGGGCGTATTCCTGGCGGCGCATCGGTCGAGCGCTCGGTGCCCAGCGGTTTCAATCAGGGCAATACCCTGACGCTCAACCTCAATCGTCCGGACTACACCACCGCGAAGAATATCGTCGACCAGATCAACGACTTGCTCGGCCCTGGTGTCGCCCAGGCGCTTGACGGCGGTTCGATCCGCGTCAGTGCGCCGCTGGATGCGAATCAGCGCGTGGATTACCTGTCGATTCTGGAGAACCTCGAAGTGGAAGTCGGTCAGGCGGTGGCCAAGATCATCATCAATGCACGCACCGGCACCATCGTCATTGGCCAGAACGTGCGCGTACAGCCGGCCGCCGTAACCCACGGCAGCCTGACGGTAACCATCACCGAAGACCCTATTGTCAGTCAGCCGGAAGCCTTATCCGGTGGGCAGACCGCGGTAGTGCCACGCTCGCGAGTCAATGCCGACCAAGAAGCCAAGCCGATGTTCAAGTTCGGCCCCGGCACCACTCTGGATGAAATTGTCCGGGCGGTTAACCAGGTGGGCGCATCGCCCTCCGACCTGATGGCCATCCTGGAGGCGCTCAAGCAAGCCGGCGCCTTGCAGGCTGACCTGATTGTCATTTGA
- the flgJ gene encoding flagellar assembly peptidoglycan hydrolase FlgJ, which translates to MDSRLSAGLLGSVNTNSPLDSGAFTDLNRLNQFKLGGDSEKNIRKVAQEFESLFLNEMLKAMRSANEVFAEGNFMNSNESKTYQDMHDQQLSVTLSNNQNGIGLADVLVRQMSQLKDAGSRPNPFAQVDQPVPSAPSKPLAKVDSSRDDSSLLNQRRLSLPGRLSDRMMVGIVPTAGAVTAQPLAQNDWMAAKAFAAPADKALSLNGADAISGRRLAQVPGKTAFASKDEFIAAMLPMAEQAAEKIGVDARYLVAQAALETGWGKSIIRQQDGTSSHNLFGIKSHNSWDGESARVMTTEYQGGKAVKEAASFRAYDSYAHSFEDYVSFLQSNGRYEKALDATQNPEQFARELQKAGYATDPQYARKVAQIARQMSTYQAIASSDTAPTRG; encoded by the coding sequence ATGGATTCTCGACTCTCGGCCGGTTTGCTCGGCAGCGTTAACACCAACAGCCCGCTGGACAGCGGCGCCTTCACCGACCTGAACCGCCTCAACCAGTTCAAGCTCGGTGGTGACAGCGAAAAGAACATTCGCAAGGTGGCGCAAGAGTTCGAGTCGCTGTTTCTCAATGAAATGCTCAAAGCCATGCGTTCGGCCAACGAAGTGTTCGCCGAAGGCAATTTCATGAACAGCAACGAGAGCAAGACCTACCAGGACATGCACGACCAGCAACTGTCGGTGACCCTGTCGAATAATCAGAATGGTATCGGCCTGGCCGACGTGCTGGTGCGGCAGATGTCGCAGCTCAAGGACGCCGGCAGCCGGCCCAATCCTTTCGCCCAGGTCGATCAGCCCGTGCCGAGTGCGCCGAGCAAGCCGTTGGCCAAGGTCGACAGCAGCCGCGACGACTCATCCTTGCTCAACCAGCGGCGGCTGTCGCTGCCGGGCAGGCTGAGCGACCGGATGATGGTGGGCATCGTGCCTACGGCTGGCGCGGTAACTGCACAGCCTCTGGCGCAGAACGACTGGATGGCGGCCAAGGCGTTTGCCGCTCCCGCCGACAAGGCCCTGAGCCTGAATGGCGCAGATGCCATCAGCGGTCGGCGTTTAGCCCAGGTACCGGGCAAGACAGCCTTTGCGTCGAAGGACGAATTCATCGCGGCCATGCTGCCAATGGCCGAGCAGGCCGCCGAGAAGATCGGCGTCGATGCGCGCTACCTGGTGGCCCAGGCTGCTCTGGAAACCGGTTGGGGCAAGTCGATCATTCGCCAGCAGGACGGCACCAGCAGCCACAACCTGTTCGGCATCAAGAGCCACAACAGCTGGGATGGCGAGTCGGCGCGGGTGATGACCACCGAATACCAGGGCGGTAAGGCCGTCAAAGAGGCTGCATCCTTCCGCGCCTATGATTCTTATGCCCATAGCTTCGAAGATTATGTGAGTTTTTTGCAGAGCAACGGCCGCTACGAGAAAGCCCTCGATGCCACGCAGAACCCTGAGCAATTCGCCCGTGAGCTGCAGAAGGCCGGTTACGCCACCGACCCGCAGTACGCCCGCAAGGTGGCGCAGATCGCCCGGCAGATGTCGACCTACCAAGCGATCGCTTCCAGCGACACAGCGCCGACCCGGGGATGA